A single genomic interval of Acidovorax sp. 1608163 harbors:
- a CDS encoding ornithine carbamoyltransferase — MNLIQLNDLRSEDIRHIWSLVTSPAPALDGTVAWSFEGNGIRTRTTFIEAFRRLGLAFTELPNLLKTSERTCDLAGYLDPFFRMYVVREANHARLAEFAAASKRPVINAMSAQGHPCEVLTDAYFVDTHIKPLSQARVCLWGPSTNVFRSWHELARVLGLELVQICHRSFHEALPHVSFAEPFAVQGPVDVVITDSWPAGAGTGHEAPIDLAPLTAEHLATLGHPALLPTPPFTLGRELTVDPLDYPGFVGYRQKELLLPVHIAILRWALDNACARETVNAPKRPAGDTRCSMGPKIS, encoded by the coding sequence GTGAACCTCATTCAACTGAATGACCTCAGAAGCGAGGACATCCGGCATATCTGGTCCCTCGTGACCTCGCCCGCACCTGCATTGGACGGCACGGTAGCCTGGTCATTCGAAGGCAACGGTATCCGCACCCGAACGACGTTCATCGAGGCCTTTCGAAGACTCGGGTTGGCGTTCACAGAGCTTCCCAATTTGCTCAAGACCAGCGAGCGCACCTGTGATCTGGCAGGCTACCTGGACCCGTTTTTCCGCATGTATGTGGTGCGCGAAGCCAACCATGCCAGGCTGGCCGAATTCGCTGCGGCATCAAAACGGCCTGTGATCAATGCCATGTCTGCCCAGGGGCACCCCTGCGAGGTGCTGACAGATGCGTACTTTGTCGATACGCACATCAAGCCCCTGTCGCAGGCGCGCGTATGCCTGTGGGGGCCCAGCACCAATGTGTTCCGCTCTTGGCACGAACTGGCCCGAGTGCTGGGATTAGAGCTGGTGCAGATCTGCCACCGGAGCTTTCACGAGGCGCTGCCTCACGTGTCTTTCGCTGAGCCTTTCGCAGTGCAGGGGCCGGTGGACGTGGTGATCACGGACAGCTGGCCCGCAGGCGCTGGAACCGGCCACGAAGCCCCGATCGACCTTGCGCCACTGACCGCAGAACATCTGGCCACGCTGGGCCATCCAGCATTGCTGCCAACGCCGCCTTTCACCCTGGGCCGGGAGCTGACAGTGGACCCGTTGGACTACCCCGGCTTTGTGGGCTACCGCCAAAAGGAACTGCTGCTGCCAGTGCACATCGCCATCCTCCGATGGGCATTGGACAATGCCTGCGCACGGGAGACTGTCAACGCCCCAAAGCGGCCGGCTGGCGACACGAGGTGTTCCATGGGCCCAAAAATTTCATAA
- a CDS encoding membrane or secreted protein has product MLVLVLVLVLERELVLVLVLVLVLVLVLVLVLVLVLVLERESVSVSVSVSVSVSARGQVRGRGQVQDWVP; this is encoded by the coding sequence GTGCTGGTGCTGGTGCTGGTGCTGGTGCTGGAGCGGGAGCTGGTGCTGGTGCTGGTGCTGGTGCTGGTGCTGGTGCTGGTGCTGGTGCTGGTGCTGGTGCTGGTGCTGGTGCTGGAGCGGGAGTCGGTGTCGGTGTCGGTGTCGGTGTCGGTGTCGGTGTCGGCGCGGGGTCAGGTAAGGGGGCGGGGCCAGGTGCAGGATTGGGTGCCGTGA
- a CDS encoding AraC family transcriptional regulator ligand-binding domain-containing protein — translation MTSTHIAGVALEMRWLQPLYRRLSDRPDLLRALERDTGLRRTDLSDHRVMEHASFCDLIERLHAQGEPHICAWLALQFDPGVGFGQLYYLRSYSKLREMLAELMIYPPVIFPFGCFRFFVDWDEDSFEVHLKPYQAPTRLASRLLEEGALAWIQRIFDLSLTQRHAPLAVCSVASPSTGKEPLHALLGAPVQFDAPYSAMRYPAHLLDQMLPGGNPRIKHAIRGCYSALVCNSDAPTPLSVQLLGCFLSPDGTRDVSLESMASRLGLGRSQLRSQLSAQGMRFSDIHNAHRRRLAFQLLVLEGAPVESVVRSLGYASRFAFERAFAKWFDTTPTLARKDRLQLGPAVIAEDWSDPAALMRMLPPAAHNALDAHGLEDLQQPLASLLQAYLLGFASRANYGGKPLKHWQDLKRQLGVEHVNQLIKGLLLQTGPGRPVADLEPIWQASTEALARLPSLHWFMELRAEAQQRTMQVVAWYEVGALLMYRMLGKPYGRLLREAPFLPRALVLEQERQRFGLDRHTAGALLLAAWGLPSDAIRAQRAAGQPTTPEALRVCALFAPQRAEALGTHGQ, via the coding sequence TTGACTTCAACGCACATCGCAGGGGTAGCGCTGGAAATGCGCTGGCTGCAGCCGCTGTATCGCCGTCTGTCCGATCGGCCGGATCTGCTGCGCGCGTTGGAACGCGATACGGGCCTGAGGCGCACCGATCTCAGCGACCACCGCGTGATGGAGCACGCATCGTTTTGCGACCTGATCGAGCGGCTGCACGCACAAGGAGAGCCTCATATCTGCGCTTGGCTGGCGCTGCAGTTTGATCCCGGCGTGGGCTTTGGGCAGTTGTATTACTTGCGTAGCTACTCCAAGCTGCGCGAGATGCTGGCTGAGCTCATGATCTACCCGCCCGTCATCTTTCCGTTTGGATGCTTTCGCTTTTTTGTCGATTGGGATGAGGACAGTTTCGAGGTGCACCTTAAGCCCTACCAAGCCCCCACGCGCCTGGCATCTCGGTTGCTGGAGGAAGGTGCACTGGCCTGGATCCAGCGCATATTCGATCTCAGCCTGACGCAGCGCCACGCGCCACTGGCGGTGTGCTCCGTCGCATCGCCATCCACCGGCAAAGAGCCGCTGCACGCACTGCTGGGCGCACCAGTGCAGTTTGATGCGCCCTATAGCGCCATGCGCTATCCAGCCCACCTTCTGGACCAGATGCTTCCCGGCGGCAATCCCCGAATCAAGCATGCGATACGCGGATGCTATTCGGCCTTGGTGTGCAACAGTGACGCACCAACCCCCCTGAGCGTGCAGCTGCTCGGCTGTTTTTTGTCGCCCGATGGCACCCGCGATGTCAGCCTCGAAAGCATGGCGTCACGTCTGGGTTTGGGCCGCAGCCAATTGCGCAGCCAGTTGAGTGCGCAGGGCATGCGCTTCTCAGACATCCACAACGCACACCGCCGCCGCCTGGCCTTCCAACTGTTGGTTCTGGAGGGTGCGCCGGTAGAGTCCGTGGTGCGCAGCCTGGGCTATGCCAGCCGCTTCGCGTTCGAGCGGGCCTTTGCAAAGTGGTTTGACACCACGCCCACCTTGGCGCGCAAAGATCGCTTGCAACTGGGGCCTGCCGTCATCGCAGAAGACTGGAGTGATCCAGCAGCCCTGATGCGCATGCTCCCCCCAGCCGCACACAATGCACTGGACGCCCATGGCCTGGAGGATCTTCAACAACCCCTGGCATCGCTGCTGCAAGCCTACCTGCTGGGTTTTGCGAGCCGTGCCAATTACGGGGGCAAGCCACTGAAGCACTGGCAGGATCTGAAACGGCAGCTCGGGGTAGAGCATGTCAATCAGTTGATCAAAGGACTGTTGTTGCAGACCGGGCCGGGGCGCCCTGTGGCCGATCTGGAGCCCATCTGGCAAGCCAGCACCGAGGCGTTGGCTCGCTTGCCATCGCTGCATTGGTTTATGGAACTGAGGGCCGAAGCACAACAACGGACCATGCAAGTTGTCGCATGGTACGAGGTGGGCGCTCTGTTGATGTACAGGATGCTGGGCAAACCCTATGGCCGCCTGCTGCGCGAAGCACCTTTTCTGCCCCGAGCGCTGGTATTGGAGCAAGAGCGCCAGCGCTTTGGGTTGGACCGCCACACTGCAGGCGCACTGTTACTCGCTGCCTGGGGTCTGCCGAGCGACGCCATCCGCGCGCAACGCGCAGCCGGCCAGCCAACCACGCCCGAGGCGCTGAGGGTGTGCGCTTTGTTCGCCCCTCAACGCGCAGAGGCCCTTGGCACGCACGGCCAATAG
- a CDS encoding AraC family transcriptional regulator, which produces MQTPNGLEMALLQPLYARLSDRPALLTTLQAQLGLRPVNGQGQDLMATSGLLNLLELLHAEGEPHIGAWLAMQTDLSIGGGIAYYLRSCATLEAALNEILRLRSRILPDGELSVQTTGPQVRVVLQPSYQTRRLGRLLRYEGILGWLMRLLAHCAAGPLHPLAIDLMTPQSDQAEQLAAMLGVMPRFDRSEFAVSYPTALLAQPLPGSNPALLAALRPSLDYMLPPIQHTVSTTEQLREWLAALPYHGLATQTNAARAFNCGTSSLRRRLASEGTSFSALVQMDRRARALQELVFGESCIEAIATHLGYADRTSLERAFGGWFGYRPAQLRSELAAAWPALKDRHAALRAVDTTLCGDDPQAWLAAAAAIHPRPQAEVHGHRLAALLMCATGMPPAAIQRMRDQGRH; this is translated from the coding sequence ATGCAAACCCCCAACGGGCTGGAAATGGCCCTGCTTCAACCGCTGTACGCCCGGCTTTCTGACCGCCCTGCATTACTGACCACCCTGCAAGCCCAACTCGGCTTGCGCCCGGTGAACGGCCAGGGCCAGGACCTGATGGCCACCTCGGGGCTGCTGAACTTGCTGGAGCTGCTGCACGCTGAGGGCGAACCCCACATCGGCGCCTGGCTGGCCATGCAAACCGACCTGAGCATTGGTGGCGGCATTGCCTACTACCTGCGCAGTTGCGCCACGCTGGAAGCAGCGCTGAACGAAATTCTGCGCTTGCGCAGCCGTATCCTGCCGGACGGAGAACTCAGTGTTCAGACCACGGGGCCACAAGTGCGTGTGGTGTTGCAGCCCAGCTACCAAACACGGCGCCTGGGCAGGCTGTTGCGTTATGAAGGCATTTTGGGTTGGCTGATGCGTTTGCTTGCGCATTGCGCCGCTGGGCCACTGCACCCGCTGGCAATCGACCTGATGACACCCCAGAGTGACCAGGCAGAGCAACTGGCCGCCATGTTGGGCGTCATGCCCCGCTTTGATCGCAGTGAATTCGCAGTCAGCTACCCCACAGCGCTGCTGGCGCAGCCATTGCCCGGAAGCAACCCCGCACTGCTTGCGGCCCTGCGGCCCTCGCTGGACTACATGCTGCCTCCCATCCAACACACCGTCAGCACCACGGAACAATTGCGTGAGTGGCTGGCAGCCCTGCCTTACCACGGGCTGGCAACCCAAACCAACGCTGCCCGCGCCTTCAACTGCGGCACCAGTTCATTGCGCAGGCGCCTGGCCAGCGAGGGCACCAGTTTTTCGGCGCTGGTGCAAATGGACCGCCGTGCGCGAGCACTGCAGGAGCTGGTGTTTGGCGAGAGCTGCATAGAGGCCATTGCCACGCACCTGGGCTATGCAGACCGCACCAGCTTGGAGCGGGCTTTTGGCGGCTGGTTTGGCTACCGCCCGGCCCAACTGCGCAGTGAACTTGCGGCCGCATGGCCTGCCCTGAAAGACCGCCACGCGGCACTGCGTGCGGTGGACACTACCCTGTGCGGCGACGACCCGCAGGCGTGGCTTGCCGCCGCTGCGGCCATACACCCCAGGCCCCAGGCCGAAGTGCACGGCCACCGCCTGGCCGCTCTGCTGATGTGTGCGACTGGTATGCCCCCAGCCGCGATACAGCGCATGCGGGACCAAGGCAGACACTGA
- the kynA gene encoding tryptophan 2,3-dioxygenase, translated as MCPFSQTPAPASEAPGAALPESIVHEERAQLDFSQSMSYGDYLQLDAILTAQKPLSPAHDEMLFIVQHQTSELWMKLMLHELRAAIGHIARDELPPAFKMLARVSKIMEQLVHAWDVLATMTPPEYSAMRPYLGQSSGFQSYQYRSIEFSMGNKNRAMLKPHEHRADLLAQVQAAYEAPSLYDEALRLMARRGIAVPTSHTERDWTQPYAESDAVEQAWLTVYRNPEQHWDLYQLGEELTDLEDAFRLWRFRHVTTVERVIGFKRGTGGTGGVSYLRKMLDVVLFPEIWHLRTNL; from the coding sequence ATGTGCCCTTTCTCTCAAACCCCTGCACCCGCCAGCGAAGCACCGGGCGCTGCCCTGCCCGAATCCATCGTGCACGAAGAGCGCGCCCAGCTCGACTTCAGCCAAAGCATGAGCTATGGCGACTACCTGCAGCTGGACGCGATCCTCACCGCGCAAAAGCCGCTGTCGCCCGCGCACGACGAGATGCTGTTCATCGTGCAGCACCAGACCAGCGAGCTGTGGATGAAGCTCATGCTGCACGAGCTGCGTGCGGCCATCGGCCACATTGCACGCGATGAGTTGCCGCCCGCCTTCAAGATGCTGGCGCGCGTAAGCAAGATCATGGAGCAGCTGGTGCACGCCTGGGACGTGCTGGCCACGATGACGCCGCCCGAGTACAGCGCCATGCGCCCGTACCTGGGCCAGTCCAGCGGGTTCCAGAGCTACCAGTACCGCAGCATTGAATTTTCGATGGGCAACAAGAACCGCGCCATGCTCAAGCCCCACGAGCACCGCGCTGACCTGCTGGCCCAGGTGCAGGCCGCCTACGAAGCGCCCTCGCTGTACGACGAGGCCCTGCGGTTGATGGCGCGGCGCGGCATTGCCGTGCCCACCAGCCACACCGAGCGCGACTGGACACAGCCCTACGCCGAAAGCGATGCGGTGGAGCAAGCCTGGCTGACCGTATACCGCAACCCCGAGCAGCACTGGGACTTGTACCAGTTGGGCGAGGAACTGACCGATCTTGAAGACGCCTTCCGCCTGTGGCGCTTTCGCCATGTGACGACGGTGGAGCGGGTGATCGGCTTCAAGCGCGGCACCGGCGGCACGGGTGGCGTGAGCTACCTGCGCAAGATGCTGGACGTGGTGCTGTTCCCTGAGATCTGGCACCTGCGCACCAACCTGTAA
- a CDS encoding ImpA family metalloprotease translates to MAQALKTGDPRPLQPGDALTLLERATRLSVQLQSRQIGVMDNIYRGGETLNLSLNHTTASHSVAPIGKVPSASLMVAPFIVSDSGRGMAALAEVGPGRALAYGANVLDWMATGTREAQHAPLFKRAFTWLMKGDANAALPASLSFSTSGYESASVAKYFTTLGRQGVENACDIANAANTCWQKADLLVFGPSVKADANLTALVGTYLAAGKSVIYMHKNWTDSDGGRQVLRAMGMDLGGYPGNYFAATADITVSGARTAEQSLAKSDQIGNLPNTLRMLAKDSLVHDFANDQTPTVPINNIHNDLSGFDGRGAPVFGNADTELYRLLVLWADVWRPNIEYGKTLSKTGDAAAFLRAYASDSWTTYARSATTVSPKGQGDYMPAAAQSLPVIADEVVTVTIAQASGKTAIGRAAVPGKPLSVDIVEAPAGSSYGVQTSHVRTAGSPFDATYARPRRPQSFAVPLVRGKATEFVTPFGGPLFLNYSGAAAGATVKLRIKGGAKYGHYDFSGAPPSETELAEASAALLRQDFGWMTAKFVGGEFQQLVKYAQGIGDPRAYVVDGVKRVIFDTNHMANGYSNIPLTPNVKRVCDGLGWTCDGPLHRAPGVQHFVGWIATCGFLCSGNPSDGSTGIGTGWGWAHELGHNTVQRVMHMDFGNGRGCVVECDNNNLAVAQMFRKYALTGEDSNGDRTNHPLLYRYIVANRATNLSGDALRSDMEARLWGARHLPRWRSGCSWPFYTPKSARAWSSQIWLRRWSITTC, encoded by the coding sequence ATTGCCCAAGCGCTGAAAACTGGCGATCCGCGTCCCTTGCAGCCTGGCGATGCGCTCACGCTGCTGGAGCGGGCTACCCGCTTATCAGTGCAGCTGCAAAGCCGTCAGATCGGTGTCATGGACAACATCTATCGCGGTGGCGAGACACTGAACCTGTCTTTGAACCACACCACAGCCAGCCACAGCGTGGCACCCATTGGCAAGGTGCCATCGGCGTCGCTGATGGTGGCGCCGTTCATCGTCAGCGACAGTGGTCGCGGGATGGCAGCCCTGGCAGAGGTGGGCCCTGGCCGTGCACTGGCCTACGGCGCCAATGTGCTCGACTGGATGGCCACGGGCACCAGAGAAGCCCAGCACGCCCCGCTGTTCAAGCGCGCCTTCACCTGGCTCATGAAGGGCGATGCCAACGCGGCCTTGCCTGCCAGCTTGTCCTTCAGCACGTCGGGCTATGAGTCCGCATCGGTTGCCAAGTACTTCACCACCCTGGGCAGGCAAGGCGTGGAAAACGCGTGCGATATTGCCAATGCCGCCAACACCTGCTGGCAAAAGGCTGACCTCCTGGTCTTCGGCCCCAGCGTGAAGGCCGACGCCAACCTGACCGCGCTGGTGGGCACCTATCTTGCCGCAGGCAAGTCGGTGATCTACATGCACAAGAACTGGACAGACTCTGACGGAGGCCGCCAGGTGTTGCGTGCGATGGGCATGGACTTGGGCGGCTATCCAGGCAACTACTTCGCGGCCACGGCGGACATCACCGTCAGCGGTGCCCGCACGGCAGAGCAAAGCCTGGCCAAGAGCGACCAGATCGGCAACCTGCCGAACACCTTGCGCATGCTGGCCAAAGACAGTCTGGTGCACGACTTTGCCAACGACCAGACGCCCACTGTGCCGATCAACAACATCCACAACGACTTGTCGGGGTTTGATGGGCGCGGTGCGCCGGTGTTCGGCAACGCGGACACCGAGTTGTACCGCTTGCTGGTGCTGTGGGCTGATGTGTGGCGCCCCAATATCGAGTACGGCAAGACCCTGAGCAAGACGGGCGACGCTGCCGCGTTCTTGCGAGCGTACGCTTCAGACTCCTGGACCACCTATGCCCGCAGCGCCACGACGGTGTCGCCCAAGGGGCAGGGCGATTACATGCCCGCAGCGGCGCAAAGCCTGCCGGTGATTGCCGACGAGGTGGTCACCGTCACCATTGCGCAGGCCAGCGGCAAGACCGCCATTGGTCGTGCTGCCGTGCCTGGCAAGCCCCTCTCGGTCGACATCGTGGAGGCCCCTGCGGGCAGCAGCTATGGTGTGCAAACCAGCCACGTGCGCACCGCAGGCAGTCCGTTTGACGCCACCTATGCCCGCCCGCGTCGGCCGCAGTCTTTTGCCGTGCCTCTGGTGCGCGGCAAGGCCACGGAATTTGTGACACCGTTTGGTGGCCCGCTGTTCTTGAATTACAGCGGAGCTGCAGCAGGCGCTACCGTCAAGCTGCGCATCAAAGGCGGGGCCAAATACGGGCACTACGATTTCAGCGGTGCACCACCGAGCGAGACCGAGCTGGCCGAGGCCTCGGCAGCCCTGCTGCGCCAGGACTTTGGCTGGATGACGGCCAAGTTCGTTGGCGGCGAGTTTCAGCAACTCGTCAAATACGCGCAGGGCATTGGCGACCCGCGTGCTTATGTGGTGGATGGGGTCAAACGCGTCATTTTTGACACCAACCACATGGCTAACGGGTACAGCAACATCCCGCTGACCCCTAATGTGAAGCGGGTCTGCGACGGCTTGGGCTGGACCTGCGACGGACCTTTGCACCGTGCGCCGGGCGTGCAGCATTTTGTGGGCTGGATCGCTACCTGCGGCTTTCTGTGCTCAGGCAACCCATCTGATGGCTCCACCGGTATCGGAACCGGCTGGGGCTGGGCCCATGAGCTGGGGCATAACACCGTGCAGCGTGTGATGCACATGGACTTTGGCAATGGCCGTGGCTGTGTGGTGGAGTGCGACAACAACAACCTGGCCGTGGCGCAGATGTTCCGCAAGTACGCGCTGACGGGGGAGGACAGCAATGGGGACCGCACCAACCACCCACTGCTGTACCGGTACATCGTGGCCAATCGCGCCACCAACCTCAGTGGCGATGCGCTGCGCAGCGACATGGAGGCGCGCCTGTGGGGGGCGAGGCATCTGCCAAGATGGCGTTCTGGATGCAGTTGGCCTTTCTATACACCAAAGAGCGCCAGGGCCTGGTCCAGCCAGATATGGCTACGACGCTGGAGTATCACAACCTGCTGA
- a CDS encoding MFS transporter, translated as MLTLAPRQAWAMLLALVSGFALSQAFRTITSIMATGLRAEFSLSAQALGVFAGTFAFAFGVMQLFMGIGIDVYGVRRTLLVVFPLAVLGAALSALAPSYGAVLVGQALIGVGCAPAFLVCTVFIARHFAPSQFAAVSGVAMGVGGLGMLFTGTPLAWLVQQSSWRMGFGVLAALAALAWGLIYWRVREPATPTHESQTRESLPQAVRGFGALFLLPHTAGIMLLALVTYAAMLSLRGLWLGPLLIERHGYSLVASGNVAVAVSLVSLLSPAMFGRLDPGPGRRRQWIKGFTTMMVVLFAAIGFLRQEWLDVGGAIAVGLLSGYMVLQYSDVRSSYAPDVTGRAMAVFTMALFLGVALMQWVTGAAASVAAMQGADPYVAVMLTIAAMLALGVTAFACLPGPTAARASGG; from the coding sequence ATGCTCACGTTGGCGCCCCGGCAGGCTTGGGCCATGCTGCTGGCGCTGGTCAGCGGCTTTGCGTTGAGCCAGGCGTTTCGCACCATCACGTCCATCATGGCCACGGGCTTGCGTGCCGAATTTTCGCTATCGGCCCAGGCACTGGGGGTGTTTGCAGGTACGTTTGCCTTTGCGTTCGGGGTGATGCAGCTGTTCATGGGCATAGGCATTGACGTGTATGGAGTGCGGCGCACGCTGCTGGTGGTGTTTCCGCTGGCCGTCTTGGGGGCAGCCCTGTCCGCACTGGCACCCAGCTACGGCGCCGTGCTGGTGGGGCAGGCGTTGATTGGGGTGGGCTGCGCACCGGCGTTTTTGGTGTGCACGGTGTTCATCGCCCGCCACTTTGCACCGTCACAGTTTGCAGCCGTGTCTGGCGTAGCCATGGGGGTGGGCGGGCTGGGCATGCTGTTCACCGGCACACCGCTGGCCTGGCTGGTGCAGCAATCGTCATGGCGCATGGGGTTTGGCGTGCTGGCCGCGTTGGCGGCACTGGCCTGGGGCTTGATTTACTGGAGGGTGCGCGAGCCCGCAACGCCAACGCACGAGAGCCAGACCCGCGAATCATTGCCCCAGGCAGTGCGCGGCTTTGGCGCACTGTTTTTGCTGCCCCACACGGCGGGCATCATGCTGCTGGCGCTGGTGACGTATGCCGCCATGCTGTCGCTGCGCGGGCTGTGGCTGGGGCCATTGCTGATTGAGCGGCATGGCTACTCTCTGGTGGCCAGTGGCAATGTGGCGGTGGCCGTATCGCTGGTGTCGTTGCTCAGCCCTGCGATGTTTGGGCGACTTGACCCGGGGCCTGGGCGCCGCCGCCAATGGATCAAGGGCTTCACCACCATGATGGTCGTGCTGTTTGCGGCCATCGGTTTTCTGCGCCAGGAGTGGCTGGACGTGGGCGGGGCCATCGCTGTGGGCCTGCTGTCGGGCTATATGGTGCTGCAGTATTCGGACGTGCGCTCGTCCTATGCCCCCGACGTGACCGGCCGCGCCATGGCGGTGTTCACCATGGCACTGTTTCTGGGGGTCGCACTGATGCAATGGGTGACTGGCGCAGCCGCATCCGTTGCTGCCATGCAGGGCGCTGACCCTTATGTGGCGGTGATGCTGACTATTGCAGCCATGCTGGCGTTGGGGGTGACCGCGTTTGCGTGCCTGCCAGGCCCCACCGCGGCGCGCGCCAGCGGCGGCTAA
- a CDS encoding methyl-accepting chemotaxis protein: protein MKNLKISTRLTGAFAAIVLLMLVLGGISLVRSGHQRAALNDVVNVQIPMNRALAMLDNGVNEQAIQFRNLAIRDAEEARQRAWDRIASARESVDAQYKQLESLMAFSEGKDRLAKMREGRANFRKTGDQYLALIKEGRKDEALKWLDTELRSVQRAYQALIESQFSYQDKTTQAASAKAESEASALQRDVLIACAVIFGLAIFLAIAIIRSITAPLSRAVEVADQVAAGDLSAHIEVTSTDETGQLLGALQRMQQSLVRTVSVVRQNSESVASASAEIASGNNDLSARTEQQASALEETAASMEELGSTVRQNADNARTANQLAMSASTVATQGGEVVAEVVETMKGINASSNKIADIISVIDGIAFQTNILALNAAVEAARAGEQGRGFAVVATEVRNLAGRSAEAAKEIKSLIMASVERVEQGTLLVDKAGSTMTEVVTAIRRVTDIMGEISAASSEQSAGVGQVGEAVTQMDQATQQNAALVEEMAAAASSLNSQAGELVNAVAVFKLAQDVSHGTTPMTGHTRRLMAH from the coding sequence ATGAAAAATTTGAAGATATCGACACGCCTTACAGGTGCCTTTGCAGCCATCGTGCTGCTGATGCTAGTTCTGGGAGGCATTAGCCTCGTGCGTTCTGGTCACCAGCGGGCAGCCTTGAATGACGTGGTCAATGTGCAGATCCCCATGAACAGAGCACTGGCGATGCTGGACAACGGTGTGAATGAGCAGGCAATTCAGTTTCGGAATCTGGCTATTCGGGATGCAGAAGAGGCTCGACAACGCGCATGGGATCGAATTGCGTCGGCACGCGAATCTGTTGATGCGCAATACAAGCAGCTGGAAAGTTTGATGGCTTTTTCAGAGGGCAAAGACCGATTGGCCAAGATGCGGGAGGGGCGGGCCAATTTTCGGAAAACGGGTGATCAATATCTCGCCCTGATCAAAGAGGGGCGAAAAGACGAAGCATTGAAGTGGCTGGATACCGAGCTACGCTCAGTCCAGAGGGCTTATCAGGCACTGATTGAGAGCCAATTCAGTTACCAGGACAAGACCACTCAGGCCGCCAGTGCGAAGGCTGAGAGCGAGGCCTCGGCCCTGCAGCGGGATGTTCTGATCGCTTGCGCCGTGATTTTTGGGCTGGCCATCTTCCTGGCGATTGCCATCATCCGCTCCATCACCGCCCCCCTGTCCCGCGCCGTAGAAGTGGCCGACCAAGTGGCCGCAGGCGACCTCAGCGCCCACATCGAAGTCACCTCCACCGACGAAACCGGCCAGTTGCTCGGAGCCCTGCAACGCATGCAGCAAAGCCTGGTGCGCACCGTCTCCGTCGTACGCCAGAACTCAGAAAGCGTGGCCTCTGCCAGCGCCGAGATTGCCTCCGGCAACAACGACCTGAGCGCCCGCACCGAACAGCAAGCCAGCGCCCTGGAAGAAACCGCAGCCTCCATGGAAGAACTCGGCTCCACCGTGCGCCAAAACGCAGACAACGCCCGCACCGCCAACCAACTGGCCATGAGCGCATCGACCGTCGCCACCCAAGGCGGAGAAGTGGTTGCCGAAGTGGTGGAGACCATGAAAGGCATCAACGCCAGCAGCAACAAGATTGCAGACATCATCAGCGTGATCGACGGCATCGCCTTCCAGACCAACATCCTGGCGCTGAACGCCGCCGTGGAAGCCGCCCGGGCAGGCGAGCAAGGCCGAGGCTTTGCCGTGGTGGCCACCGAAGTACGCAACCTGGCAGGACGCAGCGCAGAAGCGGCCAAAGAAATCAAGAGCCTGATCATGGCCAGCGTAGAGCGGGTAGAGCAAGGCACCCTGCTGGTAGACAAAGCAGGCAGCACCATGACCGAAGTCGTCACGGCCATCCGGCGCGTGACCGACATCATGGGAGAGATCAGCGCAGCCAGCAGCGAACAAAGCGCAGGGGTAGGCCAAGTGGGCGAAGCGGTGACGCAAATGGACCAGGCGACCCAGCAAAACGCGGCCTTGGTGGAAGAAATGGCGGCAG